The Kwoniella shandongensis chromosome 2, complete sequence DNA segment AGCGGAGTCGATGTCGATCTCCGAAGGTCCTTCGGTGCACGGTGTTGGTAAATGTCTGTTcgcttgatcatcatcattccatCTACATTCTTTACCTCTGCAAAGCATCTATTGACTCGACTAGACCTCAGTGATTCCAAAGCAATTGTACCAAGGAGATTTATATCGCTGTACTCAGATCTCGGTGCTCATTGATACCCAGCATACTTCTCGCCGAATCACTATCTCATCATGCGTCGCTTAACGCCCTCCACTCTCCGTCGAAGGGTTTTACCCCCCATCTCTAGAAATGTACTCAACGTACCATCGACAAGGAGTAGTCGGACTCTTCAAACAAGCTCTATAGCCTTATTACCGCGATCAGTATCCTCTCGACGGACGTTCATTGCTCCTTCTACACCTGGGGCTGCTCCCCCAGAAGCGACTTCGCCTCCTGAAGAACCGATAGAAGAAGCCGATCAGTTCGAGGAAGAACGAAtaccttcatcatcatcttcgatcgGAGAAAAAAACCTAGCGTCACTCACTACGGCCGTCACACATCCCACTTCCCCGACTTCGCCATTATCAGACGAACTTCAACCCGTCTTGACCCATCTTTCAACTTCGTTCTTACCTCGAAATCAACATCTGGCAGAAGAACCGCTCGGTCGAACACCTTTCACACACGTTATCACGTTCGCAGATGGTAGACCGCAGACTGAGCCTGCTACAAATGAAGAGGCTGTATCAGATCAGGATCCTGAAGCTGTCATGGCGTTGGTATCGCCAttcgaaggaggagaggtatATGTTGGAGAAGCTGTGAGGAAGTTGGCGAATGAGTTGGAGGCAGATGTGGTTAGAATAGATCTGGTAATGGGAGTAGGATTGGACGGTCTCTCATCGCCTCTTGGTTCTCGCCGTGCGTTCTTTCCCTCGTCTCAGTGACTAATCCTTCTTGAGTTGACGTTGTATCAATTAGTCGCCGGTCCTCCACCTTTACCTCTTTCGATCAACCCTTTGTACGGCCCCGCACCACAACCGAGTTTTGGACAACggagagaagtggaagagcaagaagaggcagaggacAATCAAGGGATGCCAGGAATGGCGTTCACTAGTGTTCCAATCGCAGTGCTTGGAGGcggtggcggaggtggtgctgGGATGTCACCCCTCGGAGGAccgatggaggaggatgtaggATCCGGTCAGATCAACGAAGAGTGGATatctttcttctcaaagGTCATCAACGCCGAAACCACAGAACCTGGGAAGAAACGGATCATTCTTCTCGAGAACACGATCGCGATGTCCAagaccttctcgatctggTGGCCTTCGTTGGTTGAAGCTGTTCGAAGACGGAGGAAGGGTGTCCTGGCAGGTACAAGGAACGGGCGAACGGGGAAAAAAACAGCTACCAAAGTCCCAGAACCTATACTCGAGTACCCGACCAGCATTGTGCTCCAATGTACCCCTTCTCTGCTCCTACAACATACTACACCTGGCTTCCCATCGACCTCCACAACGAAAGGGAAGGACGAATCGAGCCATGCGTCTGAAGTTGAGGGAGAACATGACGAGTTTGGAGGAGATTTGGATGGGAATCTAGACCCTGCTCAAGCGGCAATCTCGGCCATCGAAGAAAAGTTCAGAAGTATGGGAATCAATGTCCAGCATCACGTAGAGGTCGTCAAACCTCCGCGAGATCAAGCCAGATTGTGGTGGAGCAGTGAGGAGAGCGATGTGATAGGACGCAAGGATGGTAACCAATCGAGGTTCAAAGCAATGCTAGGTAAAAAGTGAGTCGGGCTTAGACGAAGCACTGCATTCAAGGCTTTTGCTTATTGGTATATCAGTTTGAcctctgtccttcctccattcGGTGCTCGCTCTGCCGAGTCCAATCAACCACGTTCTAATCCCTTACGACGACTGCTCATGAACCGTTTCGTCGGTTCGCAATCGAGACCCGATAATCAGGAGAGTAACGCCTCGTCGCTCATTTGGAAAGCCTTCCCTATCATACCTTCACCTCAACATCGAAAGAAagtcgaagagaaggaagctcGAATATTCCATCGACGAGTATGGAGTGCAGCTCTCCTATCTCGAGCGGTACACAATCTCGGTGGTGTGCTCGAAGATCCTCTGGAAGTCTTGACGACGAGCGAAGTGACAGGTCGACCGCTCACACGGAAGACTGAATCGAGCAGTGTTGGTAAAGGATGGGGAAGCGCCGTTATCCCCTGGGCCGATGCCACGCATATCGCCAGTATAGCCCTTGGTCAAGCTGTGCAGAACGGCCAGCTCAAGGATGATGTCGCTGTGGTCAAATGGCAGGATATCATCAAGGCGAGAAAGGCCAtggcggaagagaagaattTGACATCGGAGCAAATCAAACGATATCTACCATCAAGCACAAAGACAGGTCCGAAGAGTACATCGTCGGATAAAGCGTCGACATCGCAAGTTCTGGTAGACCCCgttgtggagaagatcaaaaaGGCAAAGGATCTATCACAACACGAGAAACGACTATTACCATGTATTGTCGATCCTTCCAAACTCGCATCGACATCCTTCAAAGACGTCCACCTTCCCGAGAAAACTATCGATGGTATCCGATCAATGGtctcgcttccacttctgTTCCCAGAGGCTTTCCGAGGTGGTGTATTGAAGGATCATGCGACAACAGGGGCGTTGTTATTCGGACCGCCAGGTACGGGTAAGACGTTGCTTGCTCGTGCGGTGGCTGCCGAGAGCGGAGCGAGAATGTTGGCAATCCAGCCGAGTGATGTGAATGATATGTATGTCGGTGAGGGAGAAAAGCTGTAAGTGCAATGATTTCCCCGCTACTGCCATCTTTGCTAACGACATCTTCGATGATAGGGTGAAAGCTGTAttctctctcgctcgacgatTATCGCCTTGtgtcgtcttcctcgatgaggtggatgcgCTCTTCGGTGCTAGAATATCCCGAGGATCAGCAGGATCCATGTCGCAtaacctcctcctcaccgaATTCATGCAAGAGATGGACGGTCTGAGTTCGGCCATCGCGAACAAGGATAAACGATTAGTGGTCGTTGGTGCCACAAACCGACCGTATGATTTGGATGATGCTGTAATGCGAAGATTGCCCAGAAGATTATTGGTCGATCTTCCaggagtggaagggaggaaaggtaAGTTGTAGCCGTGCTATGTGATATGCGTGGAATATTGTTGACTTGGGTGGACCATCACTAGCTATATTGAAGATCCTCCTAAGGGGTGAGACCTTGGGTGAGGACGTGAATTTGGATCGATTGGCAAAGGATACGGATGGTTTCTCTGGATCCGATCTCAAACGTGCGTAACGGATTTGCAAAGTATCATTCAAAAATGCAAACTGATAGAGGGTTCCGCCATACAGATCTATGTGTTAGCGCAGCGTTGTCTGCCGTGAAAGACACGGTCGACGTCCCTTGGCGAAACCAATCTCTTTCTACAACCAGctcctcgacttcttcttcatcgtctacTGCTCAACATGCACCACCGGCTCATGGTGGCCCAGGCGGTGGGATGCAAGCTGAAGTGTTGGTAGTGGCGCCCACGCAAGGcgatggcggtggtggtcgCAGAAAGGCAAAGGTCACAAGACAGAAGACTGCCCCGATGGCTAGTAGTCACTCGGAAACTCTCATGACCTACCAATCAGTCTCCTCCACCCCAGAGGACGAGGACCGTCGCGGGATCGTAGAGTCCGAGTcgggcgaaggagaaggagaagcgcAATTCATCCCccgagaagaggaagaagaacgtcaaGACGCAAATAAAGCAAGATCAAAACCTGAAGACGAGACAACCGAAGATGATACGATATTCCAAGAGATTGTAGGAGAGGACAGTGCGACGATGGTAAAACCTAAACCGAGGGTGTTGGGTTGGAAACATTTCAAAGTTGCTTTAGAGGAGATAAGACCGTCTAGTTCGGAAGAAGGCAGTTTACCAGAATtaagaaaggtgagtttgacttTTGAGTAatgctccagctccagcgtCAAGCTTGAGCAGCGTATAAGTGGATCTATGTATCAAACAAACGAATGCTGATTTCGTTTCACCCTTACCTCGTATAGTGGGCCGAACAGTTCGGTGAAGGTGGAACtaggaaagggaagaagagtggatTCGGAAAAGGTTTCGGATTTGGCGATTTGCCTTCCAAAGATAGAGAGTCGGGATATGGCAGAGTTCAGCAGGACGAATAGAATgaagttgaagttgaagCATGGCACGGTATGAGTCGGAGTGATTATCCTTAGAGTGTACATATTACTCGCATTGAATGCATTGCATAGCATATCAAATACAGCACGATTGACTGTATGTGTGCAACGCCTTCGCGTCGACTATCTAGGTCCACACCGAAGTCAACACAAGAAGCCCCGCTTGCAAATTAGCTCATTGATGACATTTACATTTTGCGTCACATTACAGTATACGAGTATATATACTTTTTGCAGGGTATCCCACCTCATCTACCTTGGTCTCACTCTTCACAATCTCAACCTAAGCTTGTCCAACCTATCTTGTAATTCGTCAAGcctcttttctctcttctgtATTAGTTTTTCTAGACCTTCTGCCGCTGCTAGAGGTTTCGCAAGGATCTGCGTATCAAGAGCAGTCGCGAAGCGGGTCTGAGGGACGGGGACAGAAATTAGCTCGTGTTCTTGTCCACTGAAAGACAATGCATTTGCAGCAGGGGGGAAACCACAACCCACCTGAAGAtcacccttcatcatccctgttaccctcttccaatctctccaGAATCTCTTCTGCGCTCTTCCCCACAATCGCTGACCCATCGCCAACGACGCTACGACACTCAATAACCCCAAGCCCGTCGCCGTTCCCGCGGAGATCAGATCCACAGGCGGGACATAGCTGACCCAACTCATCGAGACGCCTAGGAAAGCCGTGCTGTACGTTGACAGTAAAGCGCGTTGAGCGGACAGTTGCAAACGAGGCACCGACAGACCGACCAGTTGATCCCGTCGTATCAGTATCGGTGTCAAGAGGGAAGTAGGAGCGAGGGGGGGTATGGATAGGGAAAGTGTGGAGAGATggttggaaaggaggggagATGTGAAAGGATGAGTTTTGGGTTTTGGCCCGTGAGTCGGATTTGATAGTTGTCGAATGATATGGTCTGCTGAATGGTCGAGATCTGTCTGTAGTTGAGATAATTCTCCTGTCTCAAATATAATCTACTCGGTAAAGTTCATCAGCTGATGTCGCATCTCCATATCAATTGCAGCTGAATGTCACCCACCTGTCTCTCCAGCTCGACACCAAATCGATTCCCCAGATACCCTCCCATTTCCAACgcaacatcatcaaccctCAGCCTGCCTACCAAACCCAACCAGCTCAGTCTCCCATCAAAGCTCCTCTCAATATCGCCCTTCagcttgtccatctcgtACTGCACgccaccttccaccatcgcCCCATCTATTCCCCGACTGGACACACTGGTATGTTTCGCTTTGGAAGCAGCTTGCATGGCCGATCTTCTCAGCTCGGAAACGGTATGAGATGCCGCTCGAGTGCTATCTCTATCGGCGGAGATTACATTTGATATGTGAGAAATCGCAAGAGTGGCTAATTGTTGCGCTGTGTgaagttgaggttgagcaagGGAGGACAGGGACTGGTGGAGGGTGGTTTGGAGAGGACCGATATTTGAGTGTAAGAATTTCCGTTGAAATACCTCGAAGGTGTGGGCTTTGGAAGCAGACGTGGATGCGGAATGGTCTTGCAACCCAGTAGCCAAGGCGTCAAGAGCCGTCAAAGCCTTCTCAGCTTGCACGAATGTGATAGTCGACGTAGCTTGGTCAAATGTTGTACCGTCCAGACTTTCAATTTTGATTCGGCTGAGTTGATCTCGCAAGCTAGTTTCGACTGTCGATTGACTAACGTTGGGTGGCAGGTGTCCATTGATCACAAAGTGGACTGTTCCTTGTGCCAAAAGTGAGGGAAGCATGACGGATAATTGTGGGGTGTCTATGAGTCGGATtgggtcgaggacgacgatgtgagCGTCGGTAGACAGAAGGGTAGACAAGGCGGCATCGGTATCTTGCGCTGTGTCTCGTCAGCTACTGCGCGGCAGGTAACGCAaaagcactcaccattcacttcaacaacatcatatCCGCTAGCTTGAAGCCAAGATGAAGGGATGGCCAAAGCTTCAGGATCTCTATGCAGCTTCACGTCTTGTCTGTAAGTGGCGCAGATCAGCTACTGTTGCACACCTTCCGCAACAAGCGTTCAACTGACCTGATCTCGAATACCTCGATATTGGAGGCCTCATGTCTCCTTAAAAGCGCTTGTCTTGTAGCTTCCGAGTCAGCCAAGGGATCCTGCAAAAGAGCCGAAATGACATCCTGGGGTGCGGCTAGATGATCACCGAAAACTAGCAGGGACGAAATTAGTTCATCGTACGTTAAAGCAACGTCTGCAAAGCGAAGGCGCTACTTACCACCTATTCTACCTCGACGTTGAGCTTCCAAATCTGACAGGGCTGCCTCGACTCTTCCAAGCCATTCGTCCGCGCCTCCAATCTCGGTAACGAGTAAATGTCGGATATCCTCCAGGAGTAAAGAAGTCGAAGCGGCTCCAGCTACAGGCACACTTCGCGCAGGTCGTGAAGTCGGGATAATGTCTACTGTCTGTTCAGGGGGACGGATAGCAGTGGCTGATGAGGCGTAAGTTCGTTGGGAAGAGACTTGTATCCGCCTACTGAGGGAGAGACCTGCTTTGCGAGATTGGGAAGTTTCATTCGAGATTGGTCGACAATTTGAGCATACTGCTCGAGACGCTCCGACGTTGCGGGCAGCAAGCTGTCGAGCTGGAATAGAAGAGGTCGACCGGACGAGCTTGCTGAGTGACATAGCGATGTACGTCTTTTGTGAGATTACAGTGAATAAGGTAGCTTCATGAGGAATGCAACAGTCCGACTTGTTCACCTGTAACCTACAGCcgaaagagagagagcgaggacggGATCAACCGGTCAGGTGAAAGACAACATGAAATGTATTCGAGTACCCCACTTTGTACCTACACTGACCGACGCGTCAAAGCTCAACTCGCAAGCAACCTCAAAGTCAACGTCAAagcaagctcaacaacaacatcatcatcctgtTTACCATCACTCATTGCTATTCAACCATTGCCCTCCTGCATAGAGCTACCCATCAATCCCTTCCGACAGTCCACCTCTGCCCTCCTCGCACTCACGATATAACGACGCCCTTCACGATCTCAACCAGTCACACATCACGCTAGAATACGAGTCCGTGCTCATTCACACCCTGTTACCTTTCACGACCGTCATCGCATCACCTCCCGCTTCTCGTCCTGCATCTTCGAGGTATCAACAATAGGCGTTCCTCTATCGCGTTCAAGCTTTCGTAATAGCAGCTATCGACTTcaatcatcacctccactgcAAACATACGACCTCATCGTTAATTGATTTCTCCTACAaacaccactaccacttTCAACATTCAGTATGACTGACCAAGGCTACCAATCATCTGGGTCGGGCAGTGGTCGCGTttcaggaggagaaggcagtGATCGGAACTCGTCAGTCCCCCCACTATCATCCAACCAAGCGCTGCTAGCTGATTTACTTGGATATGCAGGATCGTGCTGAAGGTCGGGATGGTTGGAGATTCGCAAATTGGAAAGACATCTCTGATGGTCAAATATGTAGAGGGGAGCTTTGAGTGAGTGCACGTCTCGACCGTTCGGCTGGACTTGTGTCTAGAGGAGATAAGAACATAGCTGACTTGACGGTGATTGGTGACATTGCAGTGAGGATTATATACAAACGTTGGGTGTCAATTTCATGGAGAAAGCAATCAGTATCCGAAATACAGAAATCACATTTTCAGTGAGTCAGCGTCCCAATGCCAAATGCGATGAGCTGAAAGTAACagagaagctgatatgtTGGTATTCTAGATATGGGATCTGGGAGGACAACGCGAGTTTGTATCGATGTTACCTCTCGTTTCGAATGACGCGGTTGCGATACTGTTCATGTTTGATTTGACGAGAAAAGCGACTTTGAACAGTGTCAAAGAATGGTATAGACAAGCAAGAGGGttcaacaaggtgagctatagTCATCACTGAGTATGGACATCGCATCTGGTGGTGAGTATGAGGCTTAGAGCTGATTATTTCGTTGACGCTATAGACCGCTATACCGGTATTGATTGGGACAAAATACGATGCGTTCGCTTCGTTCCcgagagaagaacaggagGAGATTACGAAACAAGCCAAGCGATTCTCAAAGGCAATGCATGCGCCCTTGGTGAGTCCCCTATGCGAACGAGGGAGCAAATTTAGCCCCTTTGCAGTGTGTCATGCAATGTAttctgttgttgatgagggaGAATTATCGCTGATTACGTCTTTCAACGTGCTAGATCTTCTGCTCGACATCACATTCCATCAACGTCCAAAAAATATTCAAGATCGTGCTAGCGAAGGCGTTCGACCTGAAAGTGGGTATCGTTTTGCTGTGGTTTTCTAGGCCTTGAACAAAGCTTACCCACGACCTGCGTGATAGTGTGTCATACCAGAAATTGACGAAGTGGGCGAACCGATCTTGCTCTACGTGGATGTGTAGCTGGGTTGGGAGTTGCGTTGGCGTTAGAGGCAGTTAGCGCCAGAAGGAGAGGCGGTAACTGTCAATGGGGTAGATCGAGAGGGATTTGTAGAGCTGTACAAATAGATTATCACAGTGCTTTTCTGTTCGTACTTGTTAAATACGGTAAAGGCATTTTTGACATATCACAGTACTCGTATGGTATCCACTGTGCGATCATTCACATCGGCCTCTGATTACCTCGTAGGAGAAAAGGGCAGCTTTCCAAGTCCGAATGCAGTACACTTTCCTTAGCCTCGCTCTCTGCTAAGTGTAGGGCTCATGTGATCACCCTAATGCATGCTTTGTCTATAAATCTATGTACAACATTATTCAGATCTGAAGCTTGAGTGACATGTCTTACTGTGTCGTGAGGGGAAAATGTCACTAAGACATGGACGGTTGGATGAAAGATCCAGGGGTGAGGCTGTATGAGCGTTGTTTTGATGGTTTTGTGAGAGTACCACGCGGAAACGGCAAACATGGGGACTTGAACGACCTTtatctcgtcatcgtcgtcgcagCACCACAATTCCAATATCAATCTTTAATGCGTCCAGCGCTCCTAGCTCGCACTTCTCAACGAGGATTTTATACTGCAATTAGAGCAATTATGGTCAAAACCAATCAGTTGAACTCGAACGAACGAGGACGTAAGAAACACTTACCAATTCTTGAACGGTCGATTCGCTCTGACTGATATCCATCTTACCCTTCTCCCTTAAGACTTTCTTCAGATGAGCTTCGTATACTATCATCGCACCAATCTGTCGTCAGCTTGATTTCCGTATGGACCAATAGAGATGTGACTCACCCGAATTAGCATACGCAGCGACTCTTCTCGCATATGCTGCCCGGTCGATCTGCCCTTCTTGCAACGCTTTCCAGGCAGGGTGGTACAGCTTGTGGATCTGCACTCCGGCTGCTGCCcattcttccatctctcccatTTGATACTCCAAGTTATCACTATGGTCGTGATGAGATGCAGTCGTAATGGCGTCTTTGTTGCTGAAAGTATTCCCAATCGTCTTACGAGTTTCTTCATCAGGATGTTGGTCCACCAGAATCTCCCATTCGGTCGACTTCCCCAATGTCGCTTTCACTTCTGTCAAGGATCTGGGCCAATGAGGTGCATCGACCAACATTGGCGCGACGTGACTTCTGATCTCACCCAGGGAGACCAGACGCTGAATAGCAGGAGTAAGAGCTTGCGACATGGCTTGCCATAGATCAGGACGATGGTCCTTCGGTTTTCCGTTCGATATCGGCGGGCTAACCACGGTCCCAGAGAAAGCGATGGAAGGGGCGCCGATCTCGGTCATCGGGGTCATCGCTCGGTCCGCGGTGTGCATGTCCTCTGACATTGTGGGGGATGTTGGCAGACTCATCGAGATAAGATATGATGGTGCTCTAGGTGAGATCCAATCGACTTGTCCAATCTGGTGTTGTGCCGCATGCTCGTGTTCGCCCGACTGGCCTGTCCTCACTGTAAAGGAGTAGACGAGAAGACCACCGGGCTTTATTTCCTTCGAACGAGCTTTCAACCATGCGGTCATGTCCTTTTCCGCCATTTGCGACCTCTCCTCTGCGTGTGTTTTGAACTCGTGCAAAGGTCTAGTCTCGACCACCCCATGCAGCTTACTAAGTTCGCCCGCACAGATCCCCAAATCGACCGAGTTCGGTGGTCCGGCAGCTTCCACAAAATCAGCAAATGAGAACGATGTGAGGATGGTcggtgttggaagagctTTGACCTTCCGGTAGGATGAAGGCATGGACGCCAAGTTCTGCTGCAATTGTCTAATATCAAAGCTCGTGTCGCATTGATGAGTTATTCCGAAGACTTTCTTCGGCTTGTTGATGCCAGCGGATCGAAGAGATAGCGATTTTATCGCTTCAGCGATGACTACACTTggcatctccttctgacaTCCATACCTGCGGACGATATCATTAACTTTCGCATCGACGAAGGACCAGAGCATCACTGAGTCTACTCACTCGACTATTTGGTACTGTTCTTGCTCGGGTAGGAACCGAAGGCGAGTTTTGAGTACCTTCTGCATCGCGGCAAAGAAAGGTACGTCAAAactccattcctcctctgtAATagtctcttctttcctcttcaatACTTTCGAGCTGCCAACTTGCTCAGCCTGAAGACGTCTTTTGAACGCTGCAGCAAGTTCCGGACCTAAGTACATCTCAACACCTGACGAGCTATCGACAAGCTGTTCAATCGAATGTGATCGGTCGGCCAGTGGATCAAGACGTCGACTGTTGACGGTTGCATGTCGTCTCAAGCCGGACTCGCGGTTGATTGTGGTCGCGACAGGACTTTTGGAGCGAGATCGTTCCAACCCTCGGGGCGACGAAGTGATAGGCTCTGATGATTCTCGGTGGAGTGGATTACGAAGGCTGTTGTGGATGTGATCACCACCTGGACGGACGGTATCTTGTACTCCATCTGATGAAAGTGCAGATGTGAATGACGCATCGCTCAGTCGACGTTCTTGCGATGCAAGTAACGGCAAGGCCGGAGCAGAAGACGATCTTGGTATTGCGTAACCGTGATCGTGCTCGATCGCCCGGTGTGAAATCACTTGTGAGGCAGAAGGCTGCGGTCGATAGTGATCTGAAAAGAAGCCACTTTCCGCTGGAGGCTGGCGTGTATGGTTGACTGGAGGCAAAGGTGGTGTGCTCTCCAACTGTCTTCTGTCAAAGCTGAGAGGCTTGAACTCGAAAGTCATCGACGGGActtgggatgaaggagagacaGGTCCAGCCAGTAGCGATCCTCGTCTTTTGCTGCTACGCCTAGTTTGGATATTGGGTCTCGCCGGTCTGTTGACAATGATACGTTCGCGTTGTTCGCGGTGTCGATAACACCCATTATCGCGAAGGTTTTGAACGCTCGCTCTTCCAATTACAGtggcgaggagatgataTGGAGCTTCGGCTGCTGTGCAATCTGGTGAGCATCGAAGGTGGTTGTCGTGTCCGCCGGATGGAGTCCTGTGCCTGCTGATAGAGTGTCGCTGGTGCGATGCTGAGAGGTGATGATAGGACGTCTCAGCTTGACCAGTGATACCATATTCAGAAAAATGGATATCGTAGGGAAGGGGTGGAGGGGTCAGCGGAGAAGTAGCTGTGGTAGAGTGGTGATGACCGTGATCTGAAGCTGCGGAGTGATATCGACCAACCAGCGGAGAACGAGCATGATGACCAGAagcatggtgatgatgatgatgctcgaTCCCCAGTCCGGAAGGGACATGGCGATGCCCTTGGTATATGTTATTCTGATGTGTCCCCAGCGAAGCCTGCACTCCACCACCAAGGCTGCCATGATTTCTGGTCAGATGGGCAGTTTCGCTGTGAGAACGGGAATGTTGCGCGCGAGGAGTCATGGAGGAGTCGTCTGCGTACATGCCGAAGGGTGCTCGAGGATCGGGAACGGGGGGAACGAGGCTGTGTGTACCAGAGgtgggcgaaggagaagagacgaatTCTTCTGTGGGGAAGGTTATCGCACTTGAAGGGTTCATGTTGTAATACTGCTTGACCTGTACCTGTAGAATCAGCTTGCTGTATAACGACCGTGAACCAGGCATCTGGCTATGATGGTACTACAATGGGCTGATTGAAAAAGTATTAAACCTTGATCATAGCGATCCGTCTACAGGTGTTTCAGGGCGTCCTTTCTGGAATGAAGGTGGTATCCGGTGCAAGGCGgacagaggaggaacgaCGAATGAACGCAAAAGGTATGGTGGGCAACTCACTTTTCGAGCAGGGTCCACACCTGGTTCACTCTGTCCATATCAACCTACGCTTAGTACAGCCGACTAGCCCACGAAGATCTTCTTCCGCGGTCTAGCAAGTTCCGTGTTGCCTGATATGACTCCCggcttcctccaccttgacACACTGACTCTACCGCGGGATTTCTCCTTTGACAAGGGCCTGTAAGTACCGTCGTGGGGGAGTGGTCGTCGTAAAGGGATGGCAATATGGGGAGGCGAATCTTTATCGCAGTGCTTCACGGTGAGCGCTCTTGGATAAGGTCATGGGTGAAGCGTAGGCAGAGAGAAGTCGAATAtggtgaggagaagggagaaacCGGCTTGATGAACTGATCTTAGTCGCTGCGCTTTGTTCGGTTGATAGTTGTTCAATGTGATCGACAAGCATATAGGTCGAAGGAGAGTGTGATGGAAAGAACAGAAGAATGAGATATGGTATTGTGTGAGAAGGGTAACAAGAAGTTTAAAGTCGAATGAAACGTCGAACCCGGCGAGATCAGTATTCCAGACTTTAGACATGCGCACGGTCACTCGCGCGCACTCATCTCCGTCCCTCTCCTTACTTGAAAATGGGGATCTAAAAGGTATAGTATAACAGcaagaagggggaggagtATGCATGACCGCGCTCGGTTCGGTCAATATGACCATGCACGTAGTCATTCTctattgttgctgttgttggcGGACGTAG contains these protein-coding regions:
- a CDS encoding septum-promoting GTP-binding protein 1 yields the protein MTDQGYQSSGSGSGRVSGGEGSDRNSIVLKVGMVGDSQIGKTSLMVKYVEGSFDEDYIQTLGVNFMEKAISIRNTEITFSIWDLGGQREFVSMLPLVSNDAVAILFMFDLTRKATLNSVKEWYRQARGFNKTAIPVLIGTKYDAFASFPREEQEEITKQAKRFSKAMHAPLIFCSTSHSINVQKIFKIVLAKAFDLKCVIPEIDEVGEPILLYVDV